In Nitrobacteraceae bacterium AZCC 1564, the following proteins share a genomic window:
- a CDS encoding O-antigen/teichoic acid export membrane protein (product_source=COG2244; cog=COG2244; pfam=PF13440; transmembrane_helix_parts=Inside_1_6,TMhelix_7_29,Outside_30_38,TMhelix_39_61,Inside_62_73,TMhelix_74_96,Outside_97_110,TMhelix_111_133,Inside_134_145,TMhelix_146_168,Outside_169_172,TMhelix_173_195,Inside_196_207,TMhelix_208_230,Outside_231_290,TMhelix_291_313,Inside_314_325,TMhelix_326_348,Outside_349_352,TMhelix_353_375,Inside_376_376,TMhelix_377_396,Outside_397_410,TMhelix_411_433,Inside_434_439,TMhelix_440_462,Outside_463_489), translating to MSAVHRSIFFSAAERYGGFVLSVISTAVMARLLTPQEFGIFAVIGAIVAVITAFFQEFGGANYLIQKGSLSAHNIRTAFTITFCLSSMIGMMLVVTASEFAKLFQQEALKEGITVIALNFALTPFSVTISALFRRDMEFGKLAVCNLVANFVVVAVSIALAVLQYSYLAPIWGLVAGNIALSILLIISWGDLTIFRPSLSGYRNVMSFGLYSSAVCVINAFYNLAPQLFLARILDFAAVGLYSRAVGATQVFDKLVGQVLGPVIMPAIFAQMKAGGDLKQIYLDSLSLLSAVHWPFLSFIAVMAHPIILIWLGTTWLDVIPLVQMLCVANLFLFAACLTYPVLVAVGSVRDSMISSAISLPPSLLLVFAASFFGVKAVAAISLLTLPFQAAVAIFFIKRHLDLSLSDLFRATWKSGVATLVSITGPMLFAVMIEVGYLGPVVGLVLACLSAAVGWCATLFLTEHPLPSRLQFAAKDLVMPIRYSLARLR from the coding sequence ATGAGCGCGGTGCATCGTTCGATCTTCTTTTCTGCCGCAGAACGATATGGAGGCTTTGTTCTCTCCGTAATCTCCACCGCCGTGATGGCGCGACTTCTGACGCCGCAAGAATTCGGAATATTTGCTGTGATTGGTGCAATCGTCGCGGTGATCACAGCATTCTTCCAGGAATTCGGCGGCGCAAACTATCTGATTCAGAAGGGGTCACTTTCGGCGCACAACATCCGCACCGCTTTCACGATCACATTCTGTCTTTCGTCCATGATTGGAATGATGCTTGTTGTGACGGCGAGCGAATTCGCAAAGCTGTTTCAACAGGAGGCGCTGAAAGAGGGCATTACGGTTATCGCTCTCAACTTCGCGTTGACGCCTTTTTCAGTGACGATATCCGCGCTTTTCCGGCGAGATATGGAATTCGGCAAGCTTGCCGTATGCAATCTCGTCGCCAATTTCGTTGTTGTTGCTGTATCCATTGCTCTTGCGGTCCTGCAGTATAGTTACCTGGCGCCCATCTGGGGGCTGGTTGCGGGCAATATTGCGTTGTCAATTCTTCTTATTATTTCGTGGGGCGATTTGACGATCTTCCGACCTTCACTGTCCGGATACAGGAACGTCATGAGCTTCGGCCTGTATTCCAGCGCCGTCTGTGTCATCAACGCGTTCTACAATCTGGCGCCGCAGTTGTTTCTTGCTCGCATCCTGGATTTTGCGGCTGTCGGACTTTACAGCCGTGCCGTTGGTGCCACGCAGGTTTTTGATAAACTGGTGGGCCAAGTGCTCGGACCGGTTATTATGCCGGCCATCTTCGCTCAGATGAAGGCTGGGGGCGACCTGAAGCAGATCTATCTGGACTCGCTTTCCCTGCTTTCTGCGGTGCATTGGCCATTTCTTTCATTTATAGCAGTGATGGCGCACCCGATTATCCTAATTTGGCTTGGTACAACCTGGCTAGACGTTATCCCGCTTGTTCAGATGCTCTGTGTCGCGAACCTGTTTTTGTTCGCGGCGTGTTTGACCTATCCGGTGCTTGTTGCCGTCGGCTCCGTGCGCGATTCAATGATTTCTTCGGCGATCTCTCTTCCCCCATCGCTGCTGCTGGTTTTCGCGGCCTCCTTCTTCGGCGTAAAGGCCGTCGCTGCAATTTCATTGCTGACGCTCCCATTTCAAGCGGCTGTTGCGATCTTCTTCATCAAGCGACATTTGGATTTATCTCTGTCGGATTTGTTTCGAGCGACGTGGAAGAGCGGTGTCGCGACCCTCGTGAGCATCACGGGGCCGATGTTATTCGCTGTCATGATTGAGGTCGGTTATCTGGGACCAGTGGTTGGCTTGGTGCTGGCCTGTCTTTCCGCGGCGGTCGGGTGGTGTGCAACGTTGTTTCTAACGGAACACCCGCTGCCATCACGGTTGCAGTTCGCGGCGAAGGATCTGGTCATGCCCATTCGCTATTCGCTGGCACGATTGAGGTAA
- a CDS encoding N-acetylglucosaminyldiphosphoundecaprenol N-acetyl-beta-D-mannosaminyltransferase (product_source=KO:K05946; cog=COG1922; ko=KO:K05946; pfam=PF03808; superfamily=51735; tigrfam=TIGR00696) has protein sequence MQLIAVNFSEPVDFSIVFPCSCFWSEKMRENLLGCPIDILTMAETIDLARDAMRSRSRLQHVALNVAKLVNARWDPVLSADVASSDVIGIDGMGIVWAARLVGLPVKERVSGVDLLNALLAVCAKEGFRPYFLGATREVLQHSAARVLDCYPTLQFAGLRDGYFSLEQEPEIVREIRESKAHCLFIGMPTPRKERFLASHRDELNVPFIMGVGGSFDILSGQIQRAPVRMQALGLEWLYRIYQEPRRMWWRYAKTNTVFAAILARAIVEHSLHGLRQRSAAPVNSTRVRG, from the coding sequence ATGCAGTTAATTGCTGTGAATTTTTCTGAACCCGTTGATTTTTCGATTGTTTTTCCTTGCTCGTGTTTTTGGAGTGAGAAAATGCGAGAGAATCTTTTGGGGTGCCCAATTGATATTTTGACGATGGCCGAAACCATCGATCTCGCCCGCGATGCGATGCGCAGTCGTAGCAGGCTGCAGCATGTGGCGTTGAACGTCGCGAAGCTTGTGAATGCACGTTGGGATCCGGTGCTTTCGGCTGATGTCGCCAGTAGCGATGTGATCGGAATCGACGGAATGGGAATCGTATGGGCGGCGCGGCTTGTCGGACTTCCCGTAAAGGAACGTGTTTCCGGCGTAGATCTGTTGAACGCGCTTCTCGCCGTCTGTGCGAAAGAAGGATTCAGGCCGTACTTTCTCGGTGCGACGCGCGAAGTATTGCAGCACTCCGCAGCGCGGGTTCTCGATTGTTATCCAACCCTTCAATTTGCCGGATTGAGAGACGGCTATTTTTCACTGGAGCAAGAGCCCGAGATCGTCAGGGAAATTCGCGAAAGCAAAGCACACTGTCTGTTTATCGGGATGCCGACGCCTCGGAAGGAAAGATTTCTCGCGTCACATCGGGACGAATTGAACGTTCCCTTCATTATGGGCGTCGGAGGCTCTTTTGACATCTTATCCGGTCAGATCCAGCGCGCTCCCGTTCGCATGCAGGCCCTCGGGCTTGAGTGGCTCTACCGTATCTATCAGGAACCAAGGCGGATGTGGTGGCGCTATGCGAAGACCAATACGGTATTCGCCGCAATTCTGGCGCGAGCCATTGTCGAACACAGTCTGCATGGACTGAGGCAACGAAGTGCAGCGCCAGTCAATTCTACCCGGGTCCGGGGGTAG
- a CDS encoding hypothetical protein (product_source=Hypo-rule applied; superfamily=48208) yields the protein MNISPHFNGRRCPEKPDRNSPLIDYALSGLRQCWMPDYGRWSHIYHLDGRPQPNESVPQSDVFYTLNVLLGLSRVKHIPNEIDRAAIFQQNVRQLPSLPVRDYAYGMALWTAAESGFEIPAEVARQIDKLLSERDNWRRFKAQDLGMLLIGVIAQLEAGEERWRKFAQPLFSFLVERYHSKSGLFFDAAIGYRRRFASFATQTYLTIACFRYGEVIGDSTATGMASTCASKLINLQGPQGEWPWFFDATQGQVLDFYEVYSVHQYGMAPAFLECAERNNVPSAREALIKGFKWVLGNNQLQRSMLVPELQLSIRSQVRNGELRTNKLRMIRAVQHAYLPRAARLIDPANVILRMECRSYELGWILWSFGQRPDLTELTYAKEFIKALPNAT from the coding sequence ATGAACATCAGTCCCCACTTTAACGGGCGACGTTGCCCTGAAAAGCCCGACCGCAACTCACCGCTCATTGATTACGCCTTGAGCGGACTGCGTCAATGCTGGATGCCCGATTACGGCCGCTGGTCGCATATTTATCATCTTGACGGGCGGCCTCAGCCGAATGAATCCGTGCCGCAGAGCGATGTATTCTACACGCTCAATGTGCTTTTGGGATTATCGCGGGTGAAGCACATTCCTAACGAAATCGACCGTGCGGCGATCTTTCAGCAGAATGTTCGGCAACTGCCCAGCCTGCCGGTCAGGGATTATGCTTATGGGATGGCGCTATGGACGGCTGCTGAATCAGGATTTGAAATCCCGGCCGAAGTTGCACGGCAGATCGATAAGTTGCTCTCGGAGAGGGACAATTGGCGGAGATTTAAGGCGCAAGATCTCGGGATGCTGCTGATCGGGGTCATTGCTCAGCTCGAAGCAGGCGAAGAACGTTGGCGAAAATTTGCCCAGCCGTTGTTTTCTTTCCTTGTAGAACGATATCACAGCAAGTCCGGATTATTCTTCGATGCGGCGATTGGCTATCGGCGGCGATTTGCATCCTTTGCGACCCAAACTTACTTGACGATTGCGTGTTTTCGCTATGGCGAGGTTATTGGGGATAGCACCGCCACTGGCATGGCGAGCACATGCGCCAGCAAGCTGATCAATTTGCAAGGTCCTCAAGGTGAATGGCCGTGGTTTTTTGATGCTACGCAGGGCCAGGTTCTCGATTTCTACGAAGTCTACTCGGTCCATCAATATGGAATGGCGCCCGCATTCCTTGAATGTGCGGAACGGAACAACGTTCCTTCAGCAAGGGAAGCCTTGATCAAAGGTTTCAAGTGGGTGCTGGGGAATAATCAATTACAGCGATCGATGCTGGTACCCGAGTTGCAGCTCTCTATTCGCTCTCAAGTCCGGAACGGTGAACTGCGTACCAATAAGTTACGGATGATCCGCGCTGTGCAGCATGCCTATCTGCCTCGGGCGGCGCGCCTGATCGACCCAGCAAATGTGATTTTACGGATGGAGTGCCGCAGTTACGAGCTGGGCTGGATTCTTTGGTCATTTGGTCAACGCCCGGACTTGACCGAGCTGACTTACGCGAAAGAGTTCATCAAGGCATTGCCCAACGCAACTTAA
- a CDS encoding glucose-1-phosphate thymidylyltransferase (product_source=KO:K00973; cath_funfam=3.90.550.10; cog=COG1209; ko=KO:K00973; pfam=PF00483; superfamily=53448; tigrfam=TIGR01207) produces the protein MLKGIILAGGSGTRLYPITRGVSKQLLPVYDKPMIYYPLSTLMLAGIRDILIVTTPEDHHQFERLLGDGSQWGIHLCYAEQRKPAGLAEAFIIGAEYIGHDRVAMVLGDNIFFGHGLPDLLKAAVGRQSGATVFAYHVRDPARYGVVAFDGDDRPVSIEEKPLQPRSNWAVTGLYFFDNDVVRYAKEVKPSARGELEITDLQLRYLSTGTLHVERMGRGFAWLDTGTFESLIDAASFVQTLETRQGMKVACLEEIAFRQGFIDRGQVLSLAKSLEKSGYGNYLIGIAETYRCGDAR, from the coding sequence ATGTTGAAAGGAATCATTCTGGCGGGCGGCAGCGGCACAAGGCTCTATCCAATCACGCGTGGCGTGAGCAAGCAGCTGTTGCCCGTCTATGACAAGCCGATGATTTACTACCCGCTGTCGACGCTTATGCTCGCGGGTATTCGCGATATTCTCATCGTCACCACGCCGGAAGATCATCATCAATTCGAACGCCTCCTTGGCGACGGCAGCCAATGGGGCATTCATCTTTGCTATGCCGAGCAGCGTAAGCCTGCCGGATTGGCGGAGGCTTTTATTATCGGCGCGGAGTATATCGGGCATGACCGAGTCGCCATGGTCCTCGGTGACAATATTTTCTTTGGCCATGGGTTGCCGGATTTATTGAAGGCAGCAGTCGGGCGGCAATCAGGGGCAACAGTATTCGCCTATCACGTCCGCGATCCTGCTCGCTATGGCGTTGTGGCGTTTGACGGCGACGACAGGCCTGTCAGCATTGAAGAGAAACCGCTACAGCCGCGTTCGAACTGGGCGGTGACCGGTCTTTATTTCTTCGATAATGATGTCGTCCGCTATGCCAAGGAAGTAAAGCCGTCCGCACGTGGTGAGCTGGAAATTACAGACCTCCAACTACGCTATCTTTCAACCGGCACTCTTCATGTTGAAAGAATGGGGCGCGGATTTGCCTGGCTCGACACCGGTACGTTCGAATCATTGATTGACGCTGCGAGCTTTGTTCAGACCCTTGAGACCAGGCAGGGGATGAAAGTTGCCTGTCTGGAAGAGATCGCGTTTCGACAAGGATTTATCGATCGTGGGCAGGTCTTGAGCCTCGCAAAGTCGCTCGAGAAGAGTGGCTATGGCAACTACCTGATCGGGATTGCCGAGACATATAGATGCGGTGACGCGCGATGA
- a CDS encoding UDP-N-acetyl-D-mannosaminuronic acid dehydrogenase (product_source=KO:K02472; cath_funfam=3.40.50.720; cog=COG0677; ko=KO:K02472; pfam=PF00984,PF03720,PF03721; smart=SM00984; superfamily=48179,51735,52413; tigrfam=TIGR03026; transmembrane_helix_parts=Inside_1_6,TMhelix_7_24,Outside_25_419), giving the protein MSDFEKVAVIGLGYIGLPTAALIASRGFKVVGIDTNPDIVKTVASGAIHIIEPDLDGLVQKVVSNGSLTTANEPVPADVFMIAVPTPIDEENHPDLSCVMAAVDRVTDLLVPGNLLILESTSPVGTTEKIAKKIMERRPDLSIGSLNGGSSISVAYCPERVLPGRILSELVNNDRCIGGISAMCARRAQRFYKMFVRGACVATTARTAELVKLTENAYRDTNIAFANELSLICDRHEINVWEVIDLANRHPRVNVLRPGPGVGGHCIAVDPWFIIDSAPDLARVMRISREVNNNKTATIVERAVALIDDHPYANVACCGLAFKANVDDLRESPALEIAVHLAEKYGSRIKIVEPNIRRLPPELAKHGAEMMGVDEALRSCEIALLLVDHDEFKMTPIAERRHLDVIDTRGIWQDMPIRT; this is encoded by the coding sequence ATGTCTGATTTTGAGAAAGTTGCCGTCATTGGTCTCGGTTATATCGGCTTGCCGACCGCAGCGCTGATCGCAAGCCGCGGATTCAAGGTGGTCGGCATCGATACCAATCCCGATATCGTCAAGACGGTCGCTTCCGGCGCCATTCATATCATTGAGCCGGATCTCGATGGTCTTGTTCAGAAGGTCGTATCAAACGGATCGCTGACCACAGCGAATGAGCCGGTGCCGGCCGATGTCTTCATGATCGCCGTGCCGACCCCGATTGATGAAGAAAATCATCCCGATCTCTCCTGCGTGATGGCCGCCGTCGACCGCGTTACGGATCTTCTCGTGCCGGGCAATCTGCTGATCCTCGAATCGACTTCGCCGGTTGGAACGACCGAAAAGATCGCGAAGAAGATTATGGAGAGGCGTCCGGATCTCAGTATTGGTTCGTTGAACGGTGGTTCTTCGATTTCTGTGGCCTATTGTCCCGAGCGTGTTTTGCCGGGGCGGATCCTCTCGGAACTCGTGAACAACGATCGCTGCATCGGCGGCATCAGTGCCATGTGCGCGCGGCGCGCCCAGCGCTTTTACAAGATGTTTGTCAGAGGTGCATGTGTTGCAACGACGGCGCGCACAGCCGAGCTGGTCAAGCTCACAGAGAATGCCTATCGGGACACCAACATTGCCTTCGCCAACGAGCTGTCGCTCATTTGCGATCGCCACGAAATCAATGTCTGGGAAGTCATCGATCTTGCTAATCGGCATCCCAGGGTGAATGTCTTGCGTCCGGGGCCAGGCGTTGGCGGCCACTGTATCGCGGTTGATCCATGGTTCATCATCGACTCCGCACCGGATCTTGCCCGGGTGATGAGGATCAGCAGAGAAGTCAATAACAATAAGACGGCAACGATCGTTGAACGTGCCGTGGCGCTGATCGACGATCATCCTTACGCGAATGTCGCGTGTTGTGGCCTGGCTTTCAAAGCGAATGTCGATGACTTGCGCGAAAGTCCGGCTCTGGAGATCGCAGTGCATCTCGCAGAAAAGTACGGCTCGCGCATTAAGATCGTTGAACCCAATATTCGTCGCCTTCCCCCAGAGCTCGCGAAACATGGCGCTGAAATGATGGGCGTCGATGAAGCTTTGCGCTCCTGTGAAATAGCTCTCCTTTTGGTCGATCACGACGAGTTTAAAATGACGCCGATCGCCGAGCGTCGTCATCTCGATGTGATCGACACCCGTGGCATCTGGCAGGACATGCCAATCAGGACGTGA
- a CDS encoding acetyltransferase-like isoleucine patch superfamily enzyme (product_source=COG0110; cath_funfam=2.160.10.10; cog=COG0110; pfam=PF14602; superfamily=51161): MILEVVSGGLPRERKVGSRVVKAIHSAREIEQDPQFELDMAAHLRKRLRREHLHEAFSRYANGASYIDEVMRRVCLRALVRKLGTGAEIRRGVSLIHPETFEIGDGAFIGEHTIIQGHFDGRFVTGKGVWIGPQSYFDARDLVLEDYVGWGPGAKVLGSEHTGMPIDLPFIQTNLKIAPVRICEWADIGVNSVILPGITVGRGAIVGAGAVVTRDVPEFSTVAGVPARVIGRRKKHDVERIQASGRS, translated from the coding sequence ATGATTTTAGAGGTGGTGAGCGGGGGGCTACCCCGCGAACGCAAGGTCGGTTCGCGCGTGGTTAAGGCCATCCATAGTGCCCGCGAGATCGAGCAAGATCCGCAATTCGAGCTGGATATGGCCGCCCACCTTCGGAAACGGCTCCGTCGCGAGCATCTTCACGAAGCATTCTCACGCTACGCCAATGGAGCGAGCTATATCGACGAGGTGATGCGGCGCGTTTGTTTACGCGCATTGGTCAGAAAACTTGGTACCGGCGCGGAGATTCGGCGGGGCGTGAGCCTCATTCACCCGGAGACGTTCGAGATCGGCGACGGCGCGTTTATCGGGGAACACACGATCATTCAGGGACATTTTGACGGACGTTTTGTCACCGGCAAAGGAGTCTGGATCGGACCGCAAAGCTATTTTGATGCGCGTGACCTTGTGCTGGAGGATTACGTCGGATGGGGCCCCGGCGCGAAGGTGCTTGGTTCCGAGCACACGGGAATGCCGATTGATCTCCCTTTCATCCAAACCAATCTCAAGATTGCTCCAGTGCGGATCTGTGAATGGGCCGATATCGGCGTGAACTCAGTTATCTTGCCTGGGATTACGGTTGGTCGCGGTGCCATTGTTGGAGCGGGTGCGGTGGTAACGAGGGATGTCCCAGAGTTCTCCACCGTCGCCGGCGTGCCAGCGAGAGTCATTGGCCGACGCAAGAAGCATGACGTGGAAAGGATCCAGGCTTCGGGCCGATCATAA
- a CDS encoding dTDP-4-dehydrorhamnose reductase (product_source=KO:K00067; cath_funfam=3.40.50.720; cog=COG1091; ko=KO:K00067; pfam=PF04321; superfamily=51735; tigrfam=TIGR01214), giving the protein MALPKHRSESSWADGPIFVAGKSGQLARCLQELAVKQTLPLVAFGRPEFDLSRDVDVEQVITGLAPAAIINAAAYTMVDQAEVEPEVARAINRDGAARLAAVARSRNIPFVHISTDYVFDGAKLSPYNEEDQSAPLNVYGRSKYEGEVAVFAAHPHAVVIRTSWVYSPYGHNFVRTMLRLAATQATVRVVNDQRGTPTSASDLAAAVLEIVRQLRADRFGDKSGIYHLAGRGEASWSDFAEAIFASLTRRGQRVPTVRAITTEDYPTPARRPRNSCLDSTKAHRTFRVQLAPWQESVERCLDHIAAPVGSPAC; this is encoded by the coding sequence TTGGCCTTGCCGAAGCATCGTTCTGAGAGTTCGTGGGCTGACGGGCCAATCTTTGTTGCCGGTAAAAGTGGGCAGCTGGCGCGTTGCCTGCAGGAATTGGCCGTTAAACAAACTCTCCCGCTGGTCGCGTTCGGTCGTCCCGAATTCGACCTGAGCAGGGATGTAGATGTTGAGCAAGTCATCACCGGGCTGGCGCCGGCAGCCATTATTAATGCCGCTGCGTACACGATGGTCGACCAGGCCGAAGTGGAGCCGGAGGTAGCGCGCGCCATCAATCGTGACGGTGCTGCTCGGCTCGCCGCTGTGGCACGGTCGAGAAATATCCCGTTTGTTCATATCTCGACCGACTATGTCTTCGATGGCGCCAAGCTATCGCCGTACAACGAAGAGGATCAATCAGCACCTTTGAATGTTTATGGACGTTCAAAGTATGAGGGCGAGGTTGCTGTCTTTGCCGCACATCCACACGCTGTAGTGATAAGAACTTCGTGGGTCTATAGCCCATATGGCCATAACTTCGTTCGCACCATGCTGCGATTGGCAGCCACGCAAGCAACGGTCCGTGTTGTGAATGACCAGCGCGGCACTCCGACCTCTGCATCGGATCTAGCGGCCGCTGTTCTGGAAATCGTGCGACAGCTTCGTGCGGATCGTTTCGGCGACAAGTCCGGGATCTATCATCTGGCCGGGAGGGGTGAGGCGTCCTGGTCCGATTTTGCCGAAGCAATCTTCGCGAGCCTTACGCGCCGCGGTCAAAGGGTGCCGACAGTCCGCGCAATTACGACGGAGGATTATCCGACGCCTGCCCGCCGTCCGAGGAATTCCTGTCTCGATTCAACCAAGGCTCATCGCACTTTTCGCGTTCAACTCGCTCCTTGGCAGGAGTCGGTTGAAAGATGCCTTGATCACATCGCAGCTCCAGTGGGATCCCCGGCATGTTGA
- a CDS encoding GT2 family glycosyltransferase (product_source=COG1216; cath_funfam=3.90.550.10; cog=COG1216; pfam=PF00535; superfamily=53448), producing the protein MELDKPLFTVIIPHLNQSDELDVCLASLDAQRLDRACFEIIVVDNGSASPPHDVIARHPGARLLSELQPGPGPARNAGVQEASGEFLAFIDADCRSHPDWLLSALRTFQSYPDRTILGGDVRIWREDKNYTAIEAYEGVFAYRFKLYIEQHGFSGTGNLAVRRSDFYKVGPFGGIHVAEDMDWGRRALSAGLQFRYVPEMIVFHPARRSLQELYVKWDRQIQHYLNMAQGKPGWKLRWAARALAVLASPAIDFTKVIASDRIEGITARCKAILVLVAIRAHRARRMLSLLRESKAVVWNREAGV; encoded by the coding sequence ATGGAATTGGATAAACCGCTATTCACAGTCATCATTCCGCATCTGAATCAGAGCGACGAACTCGACGTCTGTCTGGCCAGCCTCGATGCGCAACGACTCGATCGAGCATGTTTCGAGATTATTGTGGTCGATAATGGCTCGGCTTCGCCACCACACGACGTGATCGCCCGGCACCCCGGTGCACGCTTGTTGAGCGAGCTTCAGCCCGGCCCTGGACCAGCGCGCAACGCCGGAGTCCAGGAGGCATCTGGTGAATTCCTCGCGTTTATTGACGCTGATTGTCGGTCACATCCAGATTGGCTTCTAAGCGCCTTACGGACTTTTCAATCTTACCCGGATCGTACGATCCTCGGAGGTGATGTCAGAATCTGGCGAGAGGATAAGAACTACACAGCGATCGAGGCCTATGAGGGCGTCTTCGCTTATCGTTTCAAACTTTACATCGAACAGCACGGCTTTTCCGGAACCGGCAACTTGGCAGTTCGCCGCTCGGACTTTTATAAGGTCGGTCCATTCGGCGGAATCCATGTGGCAGAAGATATGGACTGGGGACGCCGAGCATTGAGTGCCGGCCTGCAATTCCGTTATGTGCCAGAGATGATCGTCTTCCATCCGGCCCGGCGATCGCTGCAAGAACTCTACGTGAAGTGGGATCGCCAGATTCAGCACTATCTGAATATGGCTCAAGGAAAGCCAGGCTGGAAACTTCGCTGGGCCGCCCGTGCGCTGGCCGTATTAGCCTCTCCAGCGATCGACTTTACAAAAGTGATTGCGAGCGATCGGATCGAGGGCATAACAGCCCGCTGTAAGGCGATCCTGGTGCTCGTGGCCATCCGTGCTCACCGGGCACGGAGAATGCTGAGCCTGCTGCGAGAGAGCAAGGCGGTGGTATGGAATCGTGAAGCCGGGGTTTAA
- a CDS encoding putative dehydrogenase (product_source=COG0673; cath_funfam=3.40.50.720; cog=COG0673; pfam=PF01408,PF02894; superfamily=51735), whose protein sequence is MRNGLIGVGVVGYGYWGPNLVRNFMNSDVARVIAVSDLDPAKLAASKRLYPGLGTTTEFRDLLKDPTIDAIAIATPVHTHYELALAALKAGKHVFVEKPLAETSEQVLHLIEEADRRKLTLMVDHTFLYTPAVQKIRQLVDEGSLGDIYYYNGIRASLGLFQSDVNVIWDLAVHDISIIQYIFNQRPVAVSATGTCHVAGTPENMAHIALFYQSSCVAHISVNWLSPVKIRQTLVGGSRKMIVYDDLEPTEKIKVYDKGITVNGSAEKARQLRIGYRAGDMWAPHLAAKEALQTEAEHFIDCLCHAKIPVSNGTSGLRVIEILEAASRSIAAQGKPVRLKPSVRLKEAAL, encoded by the coding sequence ATGCGAAACGGATTGATAGGCGTTGGAGTTGTCGGATACGGGTACTGGGGTCCGAACCTCGTGCGCAATTTCATGAATAGCGACGTGGCTCGTGTGATTGCTGTCAGCGATCTCGATCCGGCCAAACTGGCCGCCAGCAAGCGCCTCTATCCAGGATTGGGAACGACGACCGAATTCCGGGATTTATTGAAGGATCCCACTATCGACGCGATTGCGATCGCGACGCCGGTTCACACTCACTATGAACTCGCGCTCGCGGCGCTCAAAGCCGGAAAGCATGTCTTTGTGGAAAAGCCCCTGGCGGAAACCTCCGAACAGGTGCTTCATCTTATCGAGGAGGCAGACCGACGGAAGCTAACGCTGATGGTCGATCACACCTTCCTGTACACGCCTGCAGTGCAGAAAATTCGCCAGCTTGTCGACGAGGGCTCGCTGGGTGACATCTATTACTACAACGGCATCCGAGCGAGCCTGGGTCTCTTCCAGAGCGATGTGAATGTGATCTGGGATCTTGCCGTTCACGACATCTCCATCATCCAGTATATTTTCAACCAACGGCCAGTGGCCGTCTCCGCGACGGGCACGTGCCATGTTGCAGGAACGCCGGAAAACATGGCGCACATCGCGCTGTTCTATCAGAGCAGCTGCGTTGCACACATCAGCGTCAATTGGCTTTCTCCCGTCAAAATTCGGCAGACCCTCGTGGGCGGTAGCCGTAAGATGATCGTGTATGACGATTTGGAGCCCACCGAAAAGATAAAGGTTTACGATAAGGGAATTACCGTCAACGGATCTGCGGAAAAAGCTCGCCAGTTGCGGATCGGGTACCGCGCAGGTGACATGTGGGCACCGCATCTTGCGGCGAAGGAGGCTTTGCAAACCGAAGCAGAGCATTTCATCGATTGCCTCTGCCATGCGAAAATTCCGGTTTCAAACGGAACGAGCGGGCTTCGCGTGATTGAGATTCTCGAGGCTGCCTCTCGGTCGATTGCTGCACAAGGCAAGCCGGTTCGACTGAAACCAAGCGTCAGATTGAAAGAGGCGGCGTTATGA